One window of Candidatus Microthrix parvicella Bio17-1 genomic DNA carries:
- a CDS encoding LON peptidase substrate-binding domain-containing protein, which translates to MFPLGSVLLPHMLLPLNVFEPRYRVMFEELVGELPRPDDQVTSDSEPRFGVALIERGSEIGGGEVRSKVATLATVLGAQLLEDGRWGVVALGGERVRVDEWLEDDPYPRARVRSWPDLDPPDAAAVLAGALPGLRSQHAVLMDLMAQSGVVVDEADGPDWNTEPVKLIWQVALASPLGSLDRYRLLCAPGATERVGLLAKLLEEQSDLLQGRL; encoded by the coding sequence ATGTTTCCGTTGGGCTCGGTGCTGCTGCCGCACATGCTGCTTCCGCTCAACGTCTTTGAGCCTCGCTACCGGGTGATGTTCGAGGAATTGGTGGGGGAGTTGCCCCGACCTGATGATCAGGTGACCTCGGACTCCGAGCCTCGATTTGGTGTGGCTTTGATCGAGCGGGGCAGCGAGATCGGCGGTGGTGAGGTGCGCTCGAAGGTTGCCACGCTCGCCACCGTGCTGGGCGCTCAGCTACTGGAGGACGGCCGTTGGGGGGTGGTGGCCCTCGGTGGCGAACGCGTGCGGGTCGACGAGTGGCTGGAGGACGATCCCTACCCAAGGGCCCGGGTGCGGAGCTGGCCGGATCTGGACCCGCCCGACGCCGCAGCCGTCCTGGCCGGTGCGCTTCCCGGGCTGCGGTCGCAGCACGCTGTGTTGATGGATCTGATGGCACAGTCGGGGGTGGTGGTCGATGAGGCCGATGGGCCCGACTGGAACACCGAACCGGTGAAGCTGATCTGGCAGGTGGCGTTGGCCTCACCGCTGGGAAGTCTCGATCGGTATCGGTTGCTGTGCGCGCCGGGGGCGACGGAACGCGTGGGGCTGCTCGCGAAGCTGCTCGAGGAGCAGAGCGACCTGCTGCAGGGTCGGCTGTAA
- the thiS gene encoding sulfur carrier protein ThiS: protein MIVHLRQPTREVTFEGSLTVTALLGRLEINRETVLVIRNGTLVPGDERLGADDVIEIRPVVSGG from the coding sequence ATGATCGTTCACCTGCGCCAGCCGACCCGGGAGGTGACCTTTGAGGGGTCGCTCACGGTCACCGCCCTGCTCGGGCGCCTGGAGATCAACCGCGAAACCGTGCTGGTGATCCGTAACGGCACGCTGGTGCCGGGCGACGAGCGCCTTGGGGCCGATGACGTGATCGAGATCCGTCCGGTGGTGTCCGGTGGCTGA
- a CDS encoding ATP-binding protein: protein MCRGPAIIDLRRHNANFCAEHFVKFCRDQTAKAIKDHDMLQPDDRVLVAVSGGKDSLAVWDILGALGYEADGLYVGLGLGEYSDASGDAARAFATRHGLKLIEVDLRETYGYDIPTGSKAAKRTPCSACGMSKRHVFDEAARTGGYDALVTGHNLDDEAAVLFGNVLRWQMPYLGRQRPVLEAGDGFPRKVKPLIRLGEREMAAYCVVSGIDYLVEECPMAAGNRHLAYKEALTDIETRSPGAKFAFYHEFLAKAADRFDDDETTGRDGLGICERCGSPSESEVCAFCRLAERASSAQPVELISKRAS from the coding sequence GTGTGTCGTGGACCGGCGATCATCGATCTGCGCCGTCACAACGCCAATTTTTGTGCCGAGCACTTCGTGAAGTTCTGTCGTGATCAAACGGCCAAGGCGATCAAGGATCATGACATGTTGCAGCCGGATGACCGGGTGCTGGTCGCAGTGTCGGGCGGTAAGGACTCACTTGCGGTGTGGGACATCCTCGGCGCCCTCGGCTACGAGGCCGATGGTTTGTACGTCGGTCTCGGCCTTGGTGAGTACTCGGACGCGTCCGGCGATGCTGCCCGGGCCTTTGCCACCCGGCACGGCCTGAAATTGATCGAGGTCGATCTGCGGGAGACCTATGGGTACGACATCCCCACCGGCTCCAAGGCGGCCAAGCGGACGCCGTGCTCGGCCTGTGGCATGTCGAAACGCCACGTGTTCGACGAGGCTGCCCGCACCGGGGGCTACGACGCGTTGGTCACCGGGCACAACCTTGACGACGAGGCGGCGGTCTTGTTCGGCAATGTGCTTCGCTGGCAGATGCCCTACCTCGGTCGCCAACGCCCGGTGTTGGAGGCCGGCGATGGGTTTCCTCGCAAGGTCAAGCCGCTGATCCGCTTGGGGGAGCGCGAGATGGCCGCCTACTGCGTGGTGTCGGGTATCGACTACCTGGTCGAGGAGTGCCCGATGGCCGCCGGCAACCGACACCTGGCCTACAAGGAGGCGCTCACCGATATCGAGACGCGTTCCCCGGGAGCGAAATTCGCGTTCTATCACGAGTTTCTGGCCAAGGCGGCCGATCGCTTCGACGACGACGAGACCACGGGCCGCGACGGCCTCGGAATCTGCGAGCGCTGCGGTTCTCCCTCGGAGTCCGAGGTGTGTGCATTCTGCCGTCTGGCCGAGCGGGCGTCTTCGGCTCAGCCGGTCGAGTTGATCTCAAAGCGGGCGTCGTGA
- the dop gene encoding depupylase/deamidase Dop, translating into MAIHKVLGIETEYGIFVRNAPEQNPIAASSLLVNSYVSEVAQAGAGPRIGWDFGDEMPANDARGVLEQYVQPPDVETHLVNAVLTNGARFYVDHAHPEYSSPEVASARDGVVWDRAGEEVLRLAMTAANRTLGDDQQVIVHKNNSDGKANSYGTHENYVMDRAVPFNRIVARATPHLVTRQVFCGAGKVGCELPGRHDVTYQLSQRADFFEEEVGLETTLKRPIINTRDEPHADPQRYRRLHVIIGDANMSEWATWMKLATTAIVLAMIEDDWPMPELRPMTPVSTLRRISWDLSLAETYQTLDGRTITALETQRELCALARAWAAEHDTSVVGGVDAVTEVLGEWELVLDDLENDRERAADRVDWVAKGRLLGGFAERHGLAPGSAKLRALDLQYHDLRRDRCLALRAGLRTLVSEAEVVSAIHSPPTDTRAWFRGTVLARFTDQVVTANWDSIVFDTGSSSLSRVPMMEPTRGTEAILGEMVASSADAAELLSKLNAAG; encoded by the coding sequence ATGGCCATCCACAAGGTGCTGGGCATCGAGACCGAATACGGCATCTTTGTCCGCAACGCGCCCGAACAGAACCCCATCGCCGCGTCCAGCCTGCTGGTGAACTCCTATGTCAGCGAGGTGGCGCAGGCGGGAGCCGGACCGCGCATCGGTTGGGACTTCGGCGACGAGATGCCGGCCAACGACGCTCGCGGGGTGCTGGAGCAGTACGTGCAGCCTCCCGATGTGGAAACCCACCTCGTGAACGCGGTGCTCACCAACGGGGCGCGCTTCTACGTCGATCACGCCCATCCCGAGTACTCCTCGCCCGAGGTGGCCTCGGCCCGCGATGGCGTGGTGTGGGATCGGGCCGGGGAGGAGGTGTTGCGTCTGGCGATGACCGCCGCCAATCGCACCCTTGGCGATGATCAACAGGTGATCGTTCACAAGAACAACTCCGACGGCAAAGCCAACAGCTACGGCACCCACGAGAACTACGTGATGGATCGTGCGGTGCCCTTCAATCGCATCGTCGCCCGGGCCACACCGCATTTGGTGACCCGTCAGGTGTTCTGCGGGGCGGGCAAGGTGGGTTGTGAGCTTCCCGGGCGTCATGACGTGACCTATCAGCTCAGCCAACGGGCGGACTTTTTTGAGGAGGAGGTGGGCCTGGAGACCACGCTGAAGCGGCCGATCATCAACACCAGGGATGAACCGCACGCCGATCCGCAGCGGTATCGCCGCCTGCACGTGATCATCGGCGACGCCAACATGTCGGAGTGGGCCACCTGGATGAAGCTGGCCACCACCGCGATCGTGCTGGCCATGATCGAGGACGACTGGCCGATGCCGGAGCTGCGCCCCATGACCCCGGTGTCCACCTTGCGGCGCATCAGCTGGGACCTGAGCCTGGCCGAGACCTACCAAACCCTCGATGGGCGCACGATCACCGCGTTGGAAACCCAGCGGGAGCTGTGCGCGCTGGCCCGGGCCTGGGCGGCCGAGCACGACACGTCGGTGGTGGGTGGTGTGGATGCGGTGACCGAGGTGCTTGGGGAATGGGAACTGGTCCTCGACGACCTGGAAAACGATCGGGAGCGGGCGGCCGACCGGGTCGACTGGGTGGCCAAGGGACGCCTGCTCGGCGGGTTCGCCGAACGCCATGGCCTGGCGCCGGGCTCGGCCAAGTTGCGTGCGCTCGACCTGCAGTATCACGACTTGCGACGCGATCGGTGCCTGGCGCTGCGGGCCGGGCTTCGCACGCTGGTGAGCGAGGCCGAGGTGGTGTCGGCCATCCACTCGCCGCCGACCGACACCCGGGCCTGGTTTCGCGGCACCGTGCTGGCCCGCTTCACCGATCAGGTGGTCACGGCCAACTGGGACTCGATTGTTTTCGACACCGGGTCGTCGTCGTTGTCACGCGTTCCCATGATGGAGCCCACCCGCGGCACCGAGGCGATCCTTGGTGAGATGGTGGCTTCCAGCGCCGATGCGGCCGAGTTGTTGTCCAAGCTGAACGCGGCGGGTTGA
- a CDS encoding ferredoxin, translated as MGLKVWIDQDLCTGDGLCEEISPAVFTLLDDGLAYVKEGDKVFNDPGGSEGRAEIPDDELEGVIESAEECPGECIFIEPDE; from the coding sequence ATGGGATTAAAGGTCTGGATCGATCAGGACCTGTGCACCGGCGATGGCCTGTGCGAGGAGATCTCGCCGGCTGTGTTCACCCTGCTCGACGACGGTTTGGCCTACGTCAAGGAAGGCGACAAGGTGTTCAACGATCCCGGCGGCTCCGAGGGCCGGGCCGAGATCCCCGACGATGAGCTTGAGGGTGTCATCGAATCCGCCGAGGAATGCCCCGGCGAGTGCATCTTCATCGAACCTGACGAGTAA
- the arc gene encoding proteasome ATPase, producing the protein MTASDETKRLAAEAEELHDRLAAAERENSMMARRGAEAPKRIRTLEDRLSELKAQLAQAVTQNEKLTFTLREARDHIAALRDEVDKLTRPPAGYATLLATNADGTVDISSSGRKMRVEVSPNVETDDLRRGAEVVLNESYNVVMVRAPEITGEVVTIKEILEVGCRALVVGRADEERVAELADHLTDAPLRAGDTMLMEPRAGVLVERLPRPEVEELVLEEVPDIAYTDIGGLDSQIESIIDAVELPFLQAELFRTYDLPAPKGILLYGPPGCGKTLIAKAVANSLSKQVAKTTGEDARSFFLNIKGPELLNKYVGETERHIRLVFQRAREKAAEGTPVIVFFDEMESLFRTRGSGISSDMESTIVPQLLAEIDGVEALRNVIVIGASNREDLIDPAILRPGRLDVKIKIERPDAEAATRIFGVYLTSRMPIAESEVEELGGGDPAKALQAMAEAAVEEMYREDDDNQFLEVTYQNGDRETMYFRDFSSGAMIENIVRRSKKLAIKRELAGGARGVVASDLVASVRQEFREHEDLPNTTNPDDWAKISGKKGERIVYVRTLVSHTSEDEPEGGRAIERVQTGQYL; encoded by the coding sequence ATGACGGCCAGCGACGAAACCAAGCGACTTGCCGCTGAGGCCGAGGAGCTTCACGACCGGCTGGCGGCGGCCGAGCGCGAGAACTCCATGATGGCCAGGCGCGGAGCCGAGGCGCCCAAGCGCATCCGCACGCTTGAAGACCGCCTGTCGGAGCTGAAGGCCCAATTGGCTCAGGCGGTCACGCAGAACGAGAAGCTCACGTTCACCCTGAGAGAGGCCCGGGATCACATCGCCGCTCTGCGGGACGAGGTGGACAAGCTGACCCGGCCTCCCGCCGGCTACGCCACGCTGCTGGCCACCAACGCCGATGGCACGGTGGACATCTCGTCCAGCGGCCGAAAAATGCGGGTGGAGGTGTCGCCCAACGTCGAGACGGACGACCTGCGTCGTGGCGCGGAAGTGGTGTTGAACGAGTCTTACAACGTGGTCATGGTGCGAGCGCCGGAGATCACCGGCGAGGTCGTGACGATCAAGGAGATCCTCGAGGTGGGGTGCCGCGCGCTGGTGGTGGGCCGTGCCGACGAGGAGCGGGTGGCCGAGCTGGCCGACCATCTCACCGACGCCCCGCTACGCGCCGGCGACACCATGTTGATGGAGCCCCGCGCCGGGGTGCTGGTGGAACGTCTGCCTCGCCCGGAGGTGGAGGAACTGGTGTTGGAAGAGGTGCCCGACATCGCCTACACCGACATCGGAGGTCTCGACAGCCAGATCGAATCGATCATCGATGCGGTCGAACTGCCGTTCCTGCAAGCCGAGCTTTTCCGTACCTATGACCTCCCGGCGCCCAAGGGCATTCTTTTGTATGGCCCGCCGGGCTGCGGCAAGACGCTGATCGCCAAGGCGGTGGCCAATTCCCTGTCCAAGCAGGTGGCCAAGACCACCGGCGAGGACGCCCGCAGCTTCTTCCTGAACATCAAGGGGCCCGAGCTGCTCAACAAGTACGTCGGCGAAACCGAGCGCCACATTCGTCTGGTGTTTCAACGGGCCCGTGAGAAGGCGGCCGAGGGCACGCCGGTCATCGTGTTCTTTGACGAGATGGAGAGCCTGTTCCGTACCCGTGGCAGCGGCATCTCCTCCGACATGGAGTCCACCATCGTCCCTCAGCTGCTGGCCGAGATCGACGGCGTCGAGGCGCTGCGCAACGTGATCGTGATCGGCGCCTCCAATCGGGAGGATCTGATCGACCCCGCGATCCTCCGGCCGGGCCGCCTGGACGTGAAGATCAAGATCGAACGGCCCGATGCCGAAGCGGCCACCCGCATCTTCGGGGTGTACCTCACCAGTCGCATGCCGATCGCCGAGTCCGAGGTGGAGGAGCTGGGTGGCGGCGACCCGGCCAAGGCTCTGCAGGCAATGGCCGAGGCGGCGGTCGAGGAGATGTACCGGGAGGATGACGACAATCAGTTCCTCGAGGTCACCTATCAGAACGGTGATCGCGAGACGATGTACTTCCGCGACTTCTCGTCAGGGGCAATGATCGAGAACATCGTGCGCCGCTCAAAGAAGCTGGCGATCAAAAGGGAGTTGGCCGGTGGGGCCCGGGGCGTGGTGGCCTCCGACCTGGTGGCCTCGGTCCGTCAGGAGTTCCGGGAGCACGAGGACCTGCCCAACACGACGAACCCGGATGACTGGGCCAAGATCTCGGGTAAAAAAGGCGAGCGCATCGTGTATGTGCGCACCTTGGTGAGTCACACCTCGGAGGACGAGCCTGAGGGCGGCCGAGCCATCGAGCGGGTGCAAACCGGTCAGTACCTGTGA
- a CDS encoding tRNA (adenine-N1)-methyltransferase produces the protein MSTPITHGPPHDGVAHQGRHGPLQVGESVLLIDHKSRRYLQTLTPHQEFHSHAGPLEHDRLIGAEPGSTHRTTKGLTFTVFRPTLSDLVFKMPRGAQVIYPKDLGPILMLADIAPGVDVLESGVGSGALSAAMLRAGANVTGYELRDDFARRAQLNVARSVGPEAAARYTVQLRDVYEGIDLPAGGGFDRVVLDLPEPWQVVPHLRGALRPGGIVLAYTPSIMQASQFREALGEAGLVMAETLEVLHRTWKVDGAAVRPDHRMVAHTAFLTHARMPSTAERTLPPPATEALDKSAG, from the coding sequence GTGAGCACACCCATCACCCATGGCCCGCCACATGACGGCGTCGCCCACCAGGGTCGCCACGGTCCGCTTCAGGTTGGCGAATCGGTGCTGTTGATCGACCACAAATCGCGTCGGTACCTGCAAACCCTGACTCCGCATCAGGAGTTTCACAGCCATGCGGGCCCGTTGGAACACGACCGGCTGATTGGGGCCGAGCCGGGCTCCACCCATCGCACCACCAAGGGCCTGACCTTCACGGTGTTTCGCCCGACGTTGTCCGATCTGGTGTTCAAGATGCCTCGTGGCGCCCAGGTGATCTATCCCAAAGACCTGGGCCCCATCCTGATGCTCGCCGATATTGCACCCGGCGTCGACGTGCTTGAGTCCGGAGTCGGGTCGGGGGCGTTGTCGGCGGCCATGCTGCGTGCCGGTGCCAACGTGACGGGCTACGAACTGCGCGACGACTTCGCCCGACGGGCACAGCTGAATGTGGCCCGCTCCGTGGGGCCCGAGGCGGCTGCCCGCTACACGGTGCAGTTGCGCGACGTCTACGAAGGCATCGACCTCCCCGCCGGTGGGGGGTTCGATCGGGTGGTGCTCGATCTCCCCGAACCCTGGCAGGTGGTACCCCACCTTCGAGGGGCGTTGCGTCCCGGCGGCATCGTGTTGGCCTATACCCCCAGCATCATGCAGGCCAGCCAGTTCCGCGAGGCGCTGGGCGAGGCCGGTTTGGTGATGGCCGAAACACTCGAGGTGTTGCACCGCACCTGGAAGGTCGACGGCGCGGCCGTCCGTCCGGACCACCGCATGGTGGCCCATACCGCCTTCCTGACCCATGCCCGCATGCCCTCCACGGCAGAACGCACGCTGCCTCCGCCCGCCACCGAGGCGCTCGACAAATCAGCCGGCTGA